The Methanofastidiosum sp. nucleotide sequence ACTTCTATATCTTCTAATTCTCCCCAACAGGCAAGATTATGTCGAATAGGTAATAGGTATTCTTTATTGATCTTGAGATTAAATTCAATAAGACTATCAAGTGTTTGTGATACTCCTCCCACAAGAGAATTTTCTACGGGTACGACGCCTCCATCACACTCATTTGCCTCAACTGCATTAAATACTTCCCAGATACTTCTTTTGAATATTATATCATCTGCTCCGAGTAATAATGATGCTTCATGGCTAAATGTAGCCTTTGGTCCTAATGTTGATACCTTCACTCACTCACCATTCTTTTAATCAATATATTGCTTTCTTTTTCAGCTTTTTCTGTAAAATCACCCAAGTATTGAGATGCTTCTTCAAAGAAGTTTATAAAACCATCTCGATCTTTTGTTTGAATTTTCTTAAATAGTACTTGAGCTGATTGGATATATTGCGACAATACTTCGGGAGTTTCAGAATTTAATAGAGAAATGTCTGCGTAAAGTTCAGGCTCTTGATTTAAGATTCTGCCAGCCATATCTAGTGTCAATCTATATACTGGGCTAGTACATTCAAAGCTTTTTTTTATGTCAAAATCTAAATCTTTTAACGAATGGCACAAAACAATGGCAGAAAAGTGAGTTAAACCCTGTATCACGGCCATCATTTTATCGTGTGTTTCTGGTAACATTTCGACAATGTTTGCACCTTTTTTCTCAAGTGTAGAATTGATTTTTTTATAGAGGCCTTTGTTTGTTATTCTTTCAGGACATATAATAATAGTCTGTCCTTGGATATCTCCAATAGAAGGCGCAAATAGTGGGTGAGTTCCTAGAACATCTGCCTTGGACTTTAACATTTCGTCTATTGGGCCTATCTTAAGTGATGTTAGGTCCATTAGAAGTTTACCTTCATCCATGAATGGCACTATCTCTCGTATAACAGCTATAGTAGATCCGATGGGTACAGATACTATAACTACATCACTCCTCCGGATAAGCTCTTCTTTTGAGAGGGATGTGGACCTTGAAGAAACAAGAACTTCATATCCTTCCTCTTCAAAGATATTTTTGAACAGTCCACCGAGCTTTCCTGTGCCACCAATAATTCCAACTACTGTCATTTTAGGTCCTCCACAGATTTCTGCATAAGTAAATGGTCTAAAATCGTGATTGCAACCATTGCTTCGCAGACGGGATTGATTCTTGGAATAGCACAAGGATCATGCCTTCCTTCAATTTTAATTGACCTCTCATTTCCTTTGATATCAATTGTTTTTTGTTCTTTGGAAATTGAAGGTATTGGTTTTACTGCGACTCGGATAATAATATTTTCTCCGTTGGATATCCCGCCAACTATGCCTCCGGCTCTATTTGTAACAAAGCCCTTTTTACTCATTTGATCATTACTTTCAGAGCCGAACAAATTGGAAAGACTAAATCCTGCCCCAAATTCTACTCCTTTGACCGCGCCAATAGAGAAAAGTCCTTTTCCTAAATCT carries:
- a CDS encoding prephenate dehydrogenase/arogenate dehydrogenase family protein, encoding MTVVGIIGGTGKLGGLFKNIFEEEGYEVLVSSRSTSLSKEELIRRSDVVIVSVPIGSTIAVIREIVPFMDEGKLLMDLTSLKIGPIDEMLKSKADVLGTHPLFAPSIGDIQGQTIIICPERITNKGLYKKINSTLEKKGANIVEMLPETHDKMMAVIQGLTHFSAIVLCHSLKDLDFDIKKSFECTSPVYRLTLDMAGRILNQEPELYADISLLNSETPEVLSQYIQSAQVLFKKIQTKDRDGFINFFEEASQYLGDFTEKAEKESNILIKRMVSE